From one Lycium ferocissimum isolate CSIRO_LF1 chromosome 7, AGI_CSIRO_Lferr_CH_V1, whole genome shotgun sequence genomic stretch:
- the LOC132064924 gene encoding probable carboxylesterase 1 yields MATNTKEIAVDMTPFFVIYKDNSINRFRPSENAPLCDDPQAPVKSKDVVIQPETGVSVRVFLPKITDPKQKIPVIIYIHGGAFCIGSARSPVFHNFISSLVEKTNFIAVSVDYRLCPENPFSATYEDSWEAFQWVLSHVNGHGPDSWLNDYADFSKVFIGGESAGANIANDVAIRAGVSTDLDSKVKILGLFLVHPYFGIENDSLYEFLCPTSGGSLEDPRVNPLIDPRLKSMACKKVLFLVAEKDLLKKGTMNYYEGLKKSEWNGDVELMETKGEGHCFHFYNPLAEKAVALMDKLVDFLKQEY; encoded by the coding sequence ATGGCTACCAACACTAAAGAAATAGCAGTTGATATGACCCCTTTTTTCGTCATCTACAAAGATAACAGCATCAATAGATTCCGTCCATCAGAAAATGCTCCACTTTGTGACGATCCACAAGCCCCTGTTAAATCCAAAGATGTTGTAATTCAACCAGAAACAGGGGTTTCTGTACGTGTATTTCTCCCCAAGATTACCGATCCCAAACAGAAAATCCCCGTTATAATTTACATTCATGGCGGTGCTTTCTGTATTGGATCAGCTCGTTCCCCTGTATTCCATAATTTTATCAGTTCTTTAGTTGAAAAGACTAATTTTATTGCTGTTTCAGTTGATTATAGACTTTGCCCAGAAAACCCTTTTTCCGCTACATATGAAGATTCTTGGGAAGCTTTTCAATGGGTGCTTTCACATGTTAATGGACATGGCCCGGATTCTTGGCTAAATGATTATGCTGATTTTAGCAAAGTGTTTATTGGTGGAGAAAGTGCTGGAGCGAATATTGCTAATGATGTTGCTATTAGAGCAGGGGTTAGTACTGATCTTGattcaaaagttaaaattttggggCTTTTTTTGGTTCATCCATATTTTGGGATAGAAAATGATTCGTTGTACGAGTTTTTGTGTCCGACAAGTGGTGGAAGTTTGGAGGATCCGAGGGTAAATCCATTGATAGATCCGAGGTTAAAATCTATGGCGTGTAAGAAGGTTTTGTTTTTGGTGGCTGAGAAAGATCTTCTGAAAAAAGGGACGATGAATTATTATGAAGGATTGAAGAAGAGTGAGTGGAATGGTGATGTGGAGTTAATGGAGACGAAAGGGGAAGGACATTGTTTCCATTTTTACAATCCTTTGGCCGAGAAAGCTGTTGCGCTTATGGATAAACTAGTTGATTTCTTGAAGCAAGAGTACTAG